A region of Diospyros lotus cultivar Yz01 chromosome 3, ASM1463336v1, whole genome shotgun sequence DNA encodes the following proteins:
- the LOC127796652 gene encoding LOW QUALITY PROTEIN: chromatin modification-related protein EAF1 B-like (The sequence of the model RefSeq protein was modified relative to this genomic sequence to represent the inferred CDS: inserted 1 base in 1 codon): protein MHGFNLGSTXLVNAEVDSMGGVVDGGVGIAAETSSLRAAIEKAQAELRQEYDAREEWRRELEFLEKGGNPLDFKFVNAASVSVQSTSAADRHPDQFVTSEAKDSFALTASPRGDSVESSGRPGAPPACEPQCADNLLLFDGEGEFREGDGNSVLPTRDNISPLKQSSQLDGKQKAKESGESNALGLPKSRAYKRRNRSRPNRDGARSSSNGGMALKALPSDGRLDRELGRYNQQNQRSEVDAEETYVMGAGGPECPPCIAATKTEDQSISIQMNGVIDDAKEERKGTENEGENSIAEFSVKGLDLESLCTQTSLILDENNDGNLCNNLRSVNCNGDTKEGSLLLEGTPNMECSDFLQEKKEKTASNCAFVNDLPNSDLQSALGTSSILQSEEEIYGRGPALQNQLACIKSAEVMGLGGNNTSHMEATPGKSLNEMLNPPKESNGSDTRRDSTDSSFCDHIGSQKEKGIGGLQDSMDPSIRGVSGTTMATRVSAVSPVQQTCSDISSKLVNKEHEDSILEEAQIIEAKRKRIAELNVGTMPLENHQKSHWDFVLKEMEWMANDFVQERLWKINAAAQICHRIAYTSRLKFEEQNVCREQKKVAHTMAKAIMEFWHSAKEIGKEQEMHCGRDLSHAVLGYALRFLKHDSFRVVVDLVEAPAMPSRMSDFIIPEMSWEDHFSEEILFYTVPPGSMEIYRNLIESHLAQAEKIGNSGQEETDTSTCDAAADNAYEDDEVETSTYYLSRAFEGRRPTKSSQKKRKSTLKSYIQRSRTNDLGIDFQFLQCMENKVGTHPSVLMGKRPTSSLNVGSIPTKRVRTASRQRGVSPFSAGTSGVFQGPSRTDASSGDTNSFQDDQSALHGVSQIPNSFEFESLGDFEKQLPFDSVDVSKPRKKKKSKHLGSAFEQRWRLDINLQNEQRDHSRKRLDGHQLESNGNSGLFGQHIMKKPKMMRQSQDNSFDNITPMTGSVPSPVASQMSNMSNPNKLIKIVGDRNRTRKSKFLKMAAEQQAPGSSWLPIEDQALIVLVHDMGPNWELVSDAINNTLQDKCMFRKPKECKERHKILMDGTAGDGADSGEDSGSSQPYPSTLPGIPKGSARLLFQQLQSPVEEDMIKSHLEKIIKISQKHHYYRSQKDKQDTKQIQPHSSHRAALSEACPSNLNGGPPLTPLDLCDTSPPNPDVLSVGYQSSHASLAISGQGTVASIHPSGANSSSQGSPNMSFANNFSSPSGLLNASTRDGRSGASRSSFVDEQQRIQQYNHMLSGRNIQQSSLPVSGAPPVTDRGVRLLPGGNGMGILMNRSMPMGRPGLQGIAPPPMLKSGSMLASSMAVMPGPINMPSGVGSSQPNSMLRPRDALNMIRPGQNPDNQRQMMVPELQMQVTPGNNQAVPPFGGLSSAFPNKTSPPPVQAYPLHQQQHQISSQQPHVLSNSHHSHLQGQNHSSSIQHQAYAIRIPKGGELQQQQRLLQQQQNHQQFAASNALMPHVQPQPQLPLSSSLQNSSHIQPQTSSASVSLPLTQSSSITPIAHQQKLHTPPQGLNRNPQTGNGGLPNQMMKQQQQQQQRQRQSQQQQSFQQSGRHHPQQRQQSQSQQAAKLMKGVGRGNILTQQNLAIDSSLLNGLSTTPGSQSAEKVEQVMHSMQGQGYNHPVQVSKPLISPHSSNQTHPQQKVFSGPTTLSSKQFQQVPSHPDNSNQGHSAQTSTVHMLPASRQAVPPFVTSSNHQQLQRQQKLANQNLPPVQRVFEQNQQLNADLQNKLQADQARSDQQTLSSSPQMGTAAMPMPSIVTTTAMPDASSLGAQWKTSEQTYESGMPDPVLQSAPIGSPPITNSAGNESISTISQGLMQGQSSGSLQSVTHNSGAQWQKQQKSLLQPLSTPQPLSPLQQRQQSPQQQLPPGSSTMHVRTTNSRLE from the exons ATGCATGGATTCAACTTAGGATCTA CTCTAGTCAATGCTGAGGTTGATTCCATGGGGGGAGTTGTTGATGGCGGAGTTGGAATTGCTGCCGAAACCTCTTCGCTTCGAGCAGCAATTGAGAAAGCTCAAGCAGAGCTTAG ACAGGAGTACGATGCGCGTGAGGAATGGAGGAGAGAGCTGGAGTTTCTGGAGAAA GGTGGAAATCCCTTGGATTTCAAATTTGTGAATGCTGCTTCTGTTAGTGTCCAATCTACTTCAGCAGCTGATCGTCATCCTGACCAATTTGTGACCAG TGAAGCTAAAGATAGTTTTGCTTTGACTGCTTCACCACGTGGAGATTCTGTTGAAAGTAGTGGCAGACCTGGTGCACCTCCAGCTTGTGAACCCCAGTGTGCTGATAATCTTTTGTTATTTGATGGTGAAGGTGAATTTCGTGAAGGTGATGGGAACTCTGTACTTCCCACCAGGGATAATATTTCTCCATTAAAACAGTCTTCCCAGTTGGATGGGAAACAGAAGGCCAAAGAATCAGGGGAATCCAATGCTCTTGGCCTCCCAAAGAGTCGAGCATATAAGCGAAGAAACAGGTCTCGACCAAATCGTGATGGTGCTCGATCAAGCTCAAATGGTGGTATGGCTCTTAAGGCTTTACCTTCTGATGGTCGGTTAGATAGGGAATTGGGACGGTATAATCAGCAAAATCAACGCTCGGAAGTTGATGCTGAGGAAACTTATGTTATGGGTGCTGGGGGGCCTGAATGTCCACCTTGTATAGCTGCAACAAAAACTGAGGATCAGTCCATCTCAATCCAGATGAATGGAGTTATCGATGATGccaaggaagaaagaaaaggcacAGAAAATGAAGGTGAAAACAGCATTGCTGAGTTCAGTGTAAAAGGTTTAGATTTGGAATCCTTGTGTACCCAAACCAGCCTTATCTTAGATGAAAATAATGATGGTAACCTGTGCAATAATTTAAGAAGTGTCAATTGCAATGGAGACACTAAGGAAGGATCTTTATTGCTTGAGGGGACACCTAATATGGAATGCAGTGactttttacaagaaaaaaaggagaagacTGCTAGCAATTGTGCTTTCGTTAATGATTTACCCAATTCTGATCTTCAAAGTGCCCTTGGTACGTCTTCTATTCTCCAATCCGAGGAAGAAATATATGGAAGGGGGCCTGCCTTGCAAAATCAGTTGGCATGCATTAAAAGTGCTGAGGTAATGGGACTAGGTGGCAATAATACATCACATATGGAGGCGACACCTGGAAAGTCATTGAATGAAATGTTGAATCCTCCAAAGGAAAGTAATGGGAGTGATACGCGTCGAGATTCTACGGATTCATCTTTTTGTGACCATATTGGttcccaaaaagaaaaaggtattgGTGGACTTCAAGACTCCATGGACCCCTCTATTCGTGGGGTTTCAGGGACCACAATGGCTACTAGGGTTTCCGCTGTTTCTCCTGTGCAACAAACTTGTTCTGATATCTCCTCAAAATTGGTAAACAAGGAACATGAAGATTCTATCTTGGAGGAGGCCCAGATTATAGAG GCAAAGCGTAAAAGGATTGCTGAGTTGAATGTTGGTACCATGCCGTTGGAAAATCATCAGAAATCTCACTGGGACTTTGTCCTCAAAGAAATGGAATGGATGGCAAATGATTTTGTTCAG GAGCGACTTTGGAAGATTAATGCTGCTGCTCAAATATGCCATCGAATAGCTTATACTTCCCGGTTAAAATTTGAAGAACAAAATGTATGCCGAGAGCAAAAAAAAGTGGCTCACACCATGGCAAAAGCTATCATGGAGTTCTGGCATTCAGCAAAG GAGATCGGAAAAGAGCAAGAGATGCATTGTGGAAGAGATCTTTCACATGCCGTCCTGGGATATGCACTGAGATTTTTGAAGCATGATTCCTTTCGTGTTGTGGTTGACCTAGTAGAAGCACCGGCTATGCCTAGCAGGATGTCTGATTTCATCATTCCAGAAATGTCATGGGAGGATCACTTCTCAGAA GAAATCCTCTTCTATACGGTGCCTCCTGGTTCAATGGAAATATACAGAAATTTAATTGAGTCTCACCTGGCACAAGCTGAG AAAATTGGTAATAGTGGCCAAGAAGAAACAGATACTTCTACATGTGATGCTGCAGCAG ATAATGCCTATGAAGATGATGAAGTAGAAACAAGCACTTACTATTTGTCAAGAGCCTTTGAAGGTCGCAGACCAACAAAGTCTTCccagaagaaaaggaaaagcacACTGAAGTCATATATTCAAAGATCAAGAACAAATGATCTGGGAATTGATTTTCAGTTCCTGCAATGCATGGAAAATAAAGTTGGGACTCACCCATCTGTTCTAATGGGAAAACGGCCTACCAGCAGTCTTAATGTTGGTTCCATCCCGACAAAACGTGTTCGAACTGCTTCCAGGCAGAGGGGTGTAAGCCCTTTCAGTGCTGGTACATCTGGAGTTTTTCAGGGCCCCAGTAGGACAGATGCCTCCAGTGGTGATACCAATTCTTTTCAGGATGATCAAAGTGCGTTGCATGGTGTATCCCAGATCCCAAATAGTTTTGAATTTGAGTCTCTGGGGGACTTTGAAAAGCAATTACCATTTGACTCCGTAGACGTATCAAAAcctagaaagaagaagaagtcaaaGCATCTG GGTTCTGCCTTTGAGCAAAGATGGCGGCTGGATATCAATTTACAGAATGAGCAG AGGGATCATTCAAGAAAGAGATTGGATGGCCATCAACTTGAATCCAATGGAAACAGTG GTTTATTTGGCCAACACATTATGAAGAAGCCAAAGATGATGAGGCAATCACAAGATAATTCTTTTGACAATATTACTCCAATGACCGGATCAGTTCCTTCACCAGTGGCTTCACAAATGAGTAATATGTCTAACCCAAATAAGCTCATTAAAATTGTTGGTGACCGCAATCGGACAAGGAAATCCAAATTTTTGAAG ATGGCTGCTGAGCAGCAAGCTCCAGGAAGTTCATGGTTACCAATTGAAGATCAg GCTCTTATTGTCCTTGTACATGATATGGGTCCAAATTGGGAGCTTGTGAGTGATGCTATCAACAATACTTTGCAAGACAAG TGCATGTTCCGGAAGCCCAAGGAATGCAAGGAGCGCCATAAGATTTTGATGGATGGGACTGCTGGTGATGGTGCAGATAGCGGTGAAGATTCAGGATCTTCTCAACCTTACCCATCTACCCTACCTGGCATTCCCAAg GGCAGTGCCAGGCTACTGTTTCAACAATTGCAAAGCCCAGTGGAAGAGGACATGATCAAATCTCACCTTGAGAAAATCATTAAGATTTCACAAAAGCACCATTACTACAGGTCACAG AAGGATAAACAGGACACAAAACAAATTCAGCCACACAGTTCTCATAGAGCTGCTCTTTCTGAAGCTTGCCCAAGCAACCTGAATGGGGGACCTCCTCTCAC GCCTCTTGATCTGTGTGATACAAGTCCACCAAACCCTGATGTTCTTTCCGTTGGATACCAAAGTTCTCATGCTAGTTTGGCAATATCAGGTCAGGGAACTGTTGCATCTATTCATCCTTCTGGTGCAAATTCTTCATCACAAGGATCCCCTAACATGAGTTTTGCCAACAACTTTTCATCTCCATCTGGTCTGCTGAATGCCTCCACAAG GGATGGTAGAAGTGGTGCTTCTAGATCATCTTTTGTTGATGAGCAGCAGAGAATACAGCAATATAATCATATGTTATCTGGTAGAAACATTCAACAGTCCAGCCTTCCTGTTTCTGGGGCTCCTCCAGTTACTGATCGTGGTGTTCGCTTGTTGCCTGGTGGGAATGGCATGGGTATTCTCATGAACAGAAGTATGCCTATGGGACGGCCTGGGCTCCAAGGAATTGCCCCTCCACCGATGCTGAAATCTGGGAGTATGCTTGCTTCCAGTATGGCAGTGATGCCAGGCCCTATTAATATGCCTTCTGGAGTTGGTTCTAGTCAGCCGAACTCAATGTTAAGACCTCGAGATGCTTTGAATATGATTCGG CCTGGCCAGAACCCAGATAATCAAAGGCAGATGATGGTCCCAGAGCTTCAGATGCAGGTCACGCCAGGGAACAACCAAGCTGTTCCACCTTTTGGTGGGTTGAGCTCTGCTTTCCCTAACAAAACATCTCCTCCACCTGTTCAGGCCTACCCACTCCATCAGCAGCAACATCAGATTTCATCACAACAGCCCCATGTGCTCAGCAATTCTCACCACTCTCATCTCCAAGGTCAGAATCATTCATCAAGCATCCAGCATCAAGCTTATGCAATTCGCATACCAAAGGGGGGAGagttgcagcagcagcagcggcTATTGCAGCAGCAACAGAACCATCAACAATTTGCTGCATCAAATGCTTTGATGCCACATGTACAACCCCAACCTCAACTGCCCCTTTCTTCATCTTTACAAAATAGTTCCCATATCCAACCTCAAACTTCTTCTGCATCAGTATCATTGCCTCTGACACAATCATCCTCAATTACTCCAATCGCACATCAGCAGAAGCTTCATACGCCTCCTCAAGGGCTGAATAGGAACCCTCAGACTGGTAATGGTGGGTTGCCCAATCAGATGATGAagcaacagcaacagcaacagcaacGGCAACGGCAATCACAACAGCAACAGTCTTTCCAGCAATCTGGCAGGCACCACCCTCAGCAGAGGCAACAGTCACAGTCACAGCAGGCTGCTAAACTTATGAAAGGAGTCGGAAGAGGGAATATCCTTACGCAACAGAACCTCGCTATTGATTCCTCTCTTTTGAATGGCCTCTCCACAACTCCAGGCAGCCAATCTGCGGAGAAAGTAGAGCAGGTAATGCATTCAATGCAAGGCCAGGGGTATAACCATCCTGTTCAAGTGTCTAAACCTTTAATTTCCCCTCATTCTTCAAATCAGACCCACCCTCAGCAAAAGGTATTTTCTGGCCCAACAACCTTGTCATCAAAGCAATTTCAGCAGGTGCCTTCTCATCCAGATAATAGCAATCAAGGACATTCTGCACAAACATCTACTGTTCATATGTTACCTGCTTCCCGTCAAGCTGTTCCACCATTTGTGACTTCTTCAAACCACCAGCAACTACAGCGACAGCAAAAATTAGCGAACCAAAATCTGCCACCTGTTCAAAGAGTGTTTGAACAGAATCAGCAACTGAATGCTGACCTCCAAAACAAGTTACAAGCAGATCAAGCTCGATCTGACCAGCAGACCTTAAGCAGCTCACCTCAGATGGGTACAGCAGCCATGCCTATGCCTTCTATTGTTACAACTACTGCAATGCCAGATGCTTCATCTTTGGGTGCTCAGTGGAAAACATCAGAACAAACCTATGAATCTGGTATGCCAGATCCTGTACTGCAGTCAGCTCCTATTGGGAGTCCACCTATCACAAATTCTGCTGGAAATGAGTCCATATCTACAATTAGCCAAGGACTAATGCAGGGACAATCATCAGGTAGCTTGCAGTCTGTTACCCATAACAGTGGTGCACAGTGGCAAAAGCAGCAGAAGTCACTGCTGCAACCGCTTTCAACACCTCAGCCCCTGTCCCCACTACAGCAGCGGCAACAGTCACCGCAACAGCAGTTACCACCTGGAAGTAGCACTATGCATGTCAGAACCACCAACTCCAGACTGGAATGA